Genomic DNA from Desulfonema ishimotonii:
CTTCAAAGGCAATGAGCGTCTGCTTGCGATCAATCGCAACCTGAGTGTGTGACCATTGCTGTACACAATGCGGATAACCCCAAAGGATTCCACCCTCGCGTAGTTCCTCAAAATCCGCTAATGTTGGTTTGGCAAGAATGACATTCCCAATGTTGGCTAATAGTTCGTTACGTGTGGCAACGCCACCCGACTGAACCGCCATTTCTGAATCAGTAATACCGAATGGTTTTCCATAACCTTCCTCAAATATCAGCTGACGACGAATTTGCTCAGGAAGGCGTAGCATATGTTCCGGATGGATTGGAATACGTTGCTCATCTTCTTTTCTTGAAGTACCAATGACTCCAAATGTTAATTTATTCATGTCATTTCCTTCTTCTATCGAAAATAAATTGTGACTTTATGCACATGCAATTTCAATCGCCTAGTGTAGGCACATTATATGCTCATGCAACCTTTTTACAGAACAATACTCTTAACCGTGTAAATTAACGCTGATTTAAAGTTCACGCATTCGCAGCAAGGAAACGAGAAACCTACATGCAATCCGGATGCTTATCCAGCATAAGGCTTATATCTGTATGTTCACTGTACAGGATAAAAAATTACGTAAGATTTCAAAAACTATTTAATATCAAATACTTAGGTTGTTTCTCTCGAAAGCATAGCATTCAATAATATCAGAATGTTAGCGTTTTTTGTCCTGTACAGTGCTGTATGTTAATAAGCAGAATTTCAGATAGACAAAAATTGAACAAATGCGGGCAGGCAGCACATAACGTTGCGGATGAGCGGCGCTGGTCAGTTAGGTAGGGTGGGCACAACGCCTTACCGTGCCCACCGGGTTTCAGGAAACCTGAACAAAGGCGGACTTGGCCTCAGAAACCTGCCGGACACGCTTTGCGACTCTGGTTTTTAAAGTCCCGGAGAGGCTCAATATTCCGGGATGTTGTCTGATAAAAAAACGATTCGGCACATCGGAATAAGCAGGCGACGTTCGGCCCTCATTTTAACAGGCTTCAGACCGGAAATTCATTTGGTTCTTTGGTACTTCGTGTTGAAGTTATTATATAAATAAAACAAGGTGTTATACTATTTATTCACTTTGTGGCAAGCACAAATTTTCATTTTTGAACAATGAACTATCGTAACCTATTGAAATTAAACACATGGATAGTCTGACAAATGCACATCATCAATATGCCGAGTTTAAACGTAATATATTGTTATTTAATTGATATTATTTAAAAATCCGGATTTACAACACGAATTACCAGAGAGCCAAAAAAAACATGCCATGAAAAATACGATTATAAGCTCAAAAAATAAGGTAATTGATTTGTACCTGTAAATAATCCTGTGAGATGCTATAATGCCTGAATTTATATATTTCTTCAACCGGAGTATCGAAATCGGGGGAGTCTGAGATTATGGCAACTATTGAACTTACCATCCGTGATGATGAAGGTAATATCATACTATCTTCTCATAAACGTATTTATGAACTGAATATCGGAAAAGGCGATTCTGACACCATAGAGGGCGCAGTTGAGCAATTCAGGCATAAGGCGCTGAAAGATATACACAAAGATCTTCTGAGCAATTCTCAGGAGGAGTTTGTGGCCCGGATTAAAAAAAAGGATTCGCCTGCAACGGCAAAACACCGGTGACAATCCGGTCGCTTCACGGGAAATTCGTTTTCGGAGTCTGCCGTTTCTGCGGAATTGAAAACGGTAAGGAGATTTATCCGACATGGTTCGGGCTGACAAGTCAGTTTCCCGACGGCTATGTGAGCAGCCGCCTCAGAGAATTTTCCGCCTTTTACAGTAACCGGCTGAGCTATGCCGGAGTGGCAGAGTTGCTGAGACGTGTCTGCGGGGACAGTGTGCTGAGCGGTGCGGGAATCCGTGAGATTGTTGCCGGGAAAGCTTCCGAAATAAACAGGGCAATCGGAAAGGAGGTTGCCGACCTGTTGTCAGACAGAAAACCGTCGGTCTTCCCTGTCATAAACGCCGAAGTCGCCGTTTATGACAGGAAAACAGAGGAAACTCTTATTTTCGATGACGGCATTCAGGTAAAAAAACAGAAAACCACCCGGAAAAAAGCGGCAGACAGGCCATCGGAAAATTCCACCGGGGAAAAAAGGCGGAAAGAGCGCATAAATACCGATGTGATAATTTTGGAAAAATCGGAAGGGGGATTCGATTATATGACAGCTCTGACCGATGAAAAGGGTGATGAATGCGTACCTCTGAAAGATGTGGTCAGAAGCCGGCTTCTCAGGGAATACGGCGGAAGGCGGAACCCTCTGAATATCGTGGCGATAACTGACGGGGCAAAAAATATTCGCCTGAGGTTAAGAGAAATATTTGGTTTTCCGGTAACACTTATTTTGGATTGGTATCACCTTTGTAAAAAGGTAAGGGAGCATATGAGCATGATTTCCCGGAACAGGGACGAGAAATCTGCCCATATGGGATTTCTGATTCACCATCTGTGGCGGGGGAATACGGCAGAAGCTCTTAACTATATGAAATCAGAAATCATACCGAAAAATGAAAAGAGACTGGCCGACCTCATCACATATATTGAAAAGCACAGGCATGAGATCATTGATTACGAACTGAGAAAATCGGTCGGAAAGACAATAGGGAGCGGCAGAGTTGAAAAAGCCTGCGATCAGGTCGTCGGATTCCGGCAGAAAAAGAAAGGCATGAGCTGGGGAAAAGTCGGAAGCAGGGCTCTGGCAACCCTGAAAATTGCCGAACTGAACGGTCGGTGGGACGCTTTGTGGAAAATCACCGATCGCTCGGAAGCTGCAAATAACTGTCTGTGCTGAAAAGAAAAATTGTCCTCACAGGATTATTTACAGGAGGAGAATATTTGTCGAAAATGCAATCGGAGGAATGAAGAGATTTAATATTCTGAATTTTGTATTTAGAAATAAGAAAGAGAATTTTGGTGATGATGTCATTGCTTTGTGCGCCGGACTCTGGAATATGATGATTATTGATTGAAAATATTTGAAAAAATTATTTAGGAACAGGTCTATTGAAAAGCGATGTCTGAGCCTTTGAAAAAAAAGCGTTGGCATCTGTTTTAATGCGACATTTTAACTGTGAATCGGTATTACCATCTATGTGGCTATTCTGTGTTGCCGGTCGGACAGATGGCAACCCAAGTTATCTTTATCACAAAATGCTGTACGACAATACTTGAAACGAAAAAAAATGGCTCTCTGGTAATTCGTGTTGCAAATCCGGGTTTTTAAATAATATCACTTAAATAACAATATATTACGTTTAAACTCGGCATATTGATGATGTGCATTTGTCAGACTATCCATGTGTTTAATTTCAATAGGTTACGATAGTTCATTGTTCAAAAATGAAAATTTGTGCTTGCCACAAAGTGAATAAATAGCATAACACCTTGTTTTATTTATATAATAACTTCAAAACGAATTACCAAAGAACCAAAAAAATACTCGGACTTTTTTGCGGAGTATTTGTACTTTCTTGTCAAAATGGGATATTTAGCCGGAGGGGGCGTGACGGGTGGTTCGGATGCACAGGTTGGCCGCAAAAAAGAGATCTCAAGACTATCAGTACGCCTCATCTTTAAACAAAATACTTTAAAATCAGAGCAGTGCACAGTCAAAGCTAAAAATTAACCTGAGTTCGACGAGTTTTTTAAATATTATATCAAGCTGTTAATCTTGATTTTATTGGTTAAAAGATTAAGACTGTAATTATCTAATTCTTTAAAATCAAAGCACTTAACCAGCTTTAATGGTTGGTATAAAAATTGCTTTAAATATAACATATTGATTTTTAATAATAATTCATCGAACTCAGGTTAAAAATTAGGGTTGAGTATAATACAACTTGCTGACACCGGTACAAATTGAAATCCGCTGATTCTAAAATTAAGCGATGACAAAGCAGTAGTCCTGCAGATGCAGTGGCGTGGTTTTGAGCTCAGATTCCGAAAAACCGGAAATGTGCTACTTCGCTGATGCCCTCATTATGACACGTCACTATCAAAAGAATTTTCTTAACGCCAGTACAGGACTGTCAAATCAGCGATAGCAGGAGGGTGAGGCTGAAAAAGCTGACAATCGTGGAGAACAGAACGGTGTGCGTTACAAATTCGGGAACCAGGTCGTATTCAATGGCAATAATGGTGGTGATAATGGCCGCGGGCATACCGGACTGCAATATGCCGGTGGCCAGCTCAGTCCCGGTGATGCCGAAGGGGAACGCGAGTAAAAAGGCCATAAGCGGACCGATCAGCAGGCGCACGGCGCTGGCGGCGCACATATCGGCAGTGATTCGGATTCGGCCTGTTGCGGCCATCTGAAGGCCGAGTACGACCAGCATGACCGGAATCATGGCCTGACCGAGCAGGCCCGCCATCCGGGTGACAAAAAGGGGCACCGGTAACGCAAAGACATTGGTGAGGGCGGCCAGGGCAAAGGCGATCAGGGCCGGTGTCCTGAAAACCGACAGAACCGCCCGTATGCCGCCGCCCCGTGCCCAGCTTGCCGCGCTGATGCCGATGACAAAGGAGAGGAATGAGAGAACGATAAAATAGAATGTGGCGGGGACCAGGGCCGCTTTTCCCAGCCGGAAGTCGATCAGGGAGAGGCCGAAGTTGCCGACATTTCCGAAAATGGCGATCAGAATGTAGCCGCCCACCACGTCACGGGGCCTTTTGAGGAGTTTGGCAATAAGAATGGCCACCCCCACGCAGAGGAGGTGAACCACCGTGATATATCCGGCCATCCGGGCGACCAGCGCGGCTTCGATCCGGGTTTTGCTGAAAATATCGAAAACAAAGGCCGGGATAAAGAGATAGTAGGCTGTCCGGGAAAGGGTCCGGGCTTCCAGCTTCAGCTTCGGCCCGGCCACATAGCTGATCATCACCAGGCCGAATACCGGGATAATGACCTGTGCAAAGACGGAAAGGAATTGTCGGAACATAGTCGGAAAAACTTTCTTTTGAGATGATTCGGATCGTGCGTTGTGACATCTGATTTTGCGGATTCAGCCGGATTCGGCGTGGCGGGCTCCCCTGC
This window encodes:
- a CDS encoding UPF0236 family transposase-like protein, with the protein product MTIRSLHGKFVFGVCRFCGIENGKEIYPTWFGLTSQFPDGYVSSRLREFSAFYSNRLSYAGVAELLRRVCGDSVLSGAGIREIVAGKASEINRAIGKEVADLLSDRKPSVFPVINAEVAVYDRKTEETLIFDDGIQVKKQKTTRKKAADRPSENSTGEKRRKERINTDVIILEKSEGGFDYMTALTDEKGDECVPLKDVVRSRLLREYGGRRNPLNIVAITDGAKNIRLRLREIFGFPVTLILDWYHLCKKVREHMSMISRNRDEKSAHMGFLIHHLWRGNTAEALNYMKSEIIPKNEKRLADLITYIEKHRHEIIDYELRKSVGKTIGSGRVEKACDQVVGFRQKKKGMSWGKVGSRALATLKIAELNGRWDALWKITDRSEAANNCLC
- a CDS encoding transposase family protein → MTVCAEKKNCPHRIIYRRRIFVENAIGGMKRFNILNFVFRNKKENFGDDVIALCAGLWNMMIID
- a CDS encoding AEC family transporter, giving the protein MFRQFLSVFAQVIIPVFGLVMISYVAGPKLKLEARTLSRTAYYLFIPAFVFDIFSKTRIEAALVARMAGYITVVHLLCVGVAILIAKLLKRPRDVVGGYILIAIFGNVGNFGLSLIDFRLGKAALVPATFYFIVLSFLSFVIGISAASWARGGGIRAVLSVFRTPALIAFALAALTNVFALPVPLFVTRMAGLLGQAMIPVMLVVLGLQMAATGRIRITADMCAASAVRLLIGPLMAFLLAFPFGITGTELATGILQSGMPAAIITTIIAIEYDLVPEFVTHTVLFSTIVSFFSLTLLLSLI